One genomic window of Arachis hypogaea cultivar Tifrunner chromosome 8, arahy.Tifrunner.gnm2.J5K5, whole genome shotgun sequence includes the following:
- the LOC140174888 gene encoding zinc finger BED domain-containing protein RICESLEEPER 2-like: MKTTPTTSGKTVVVGAYTFDQENARKELSVMVCPHEYPLSIVDHIGFRRFCNALQPLFKVITCNTLKSDILKLYNDERSKTMNVLERNKIRIVITTDMWTTSSQNKGYMAITSHYIDDSWKLQSRLVRFIYVPAPHTTEVLSEVLVECLMDYNLDRKVSTLTVDNCSTNDVMIENILTKMSHRNFILGGKLFHMRCCAHILNLIVKDGLQRISHAIERVRDSVHYWTATPKREEKFKETCVQLKIPYTKNLCLDCKIRWNSTFFMLEVAIVYRDVFERLSLRESQYKSLPSEKDWDMADEIFQTLRGRERDQAAQLDMPPPPSIPLSSKGRKFSHEDWQADFAAHSNGAKFPTLQAIARDFLAIPISTVASESSFSTGGRFVMPHHSRLHPNTLEALMCNQDWLWNELGTTTNIGFECYTIYNIEGDVDDSSKSDSTITTITG, from the exons ATGAAGACAACTCCAACAACTAGTGGGAAAACAGTTGTGGTTGGTGCATATACATTCGACCAAGAAAATGCAAGGAAAGAGTTATCAGTTATGGTTTGTCCCCACGAGTATCCACTATCTATTGTGGACCACATTGGGTTTCGACGATTTTGCAATGCTTTGCAACCTCTCTTCAAGGTGATTACTTGTAACACTTTAAAGAGTgacatcttgaagctctacaatgATGAGAGATCGAAGACAATGAATGTCCTTGAGCGTAATAAAATCCGAATTGTAATTACGACTGATATGTGGACAACAAGCAGCCAAAATAAAGGTTATATGGCAATCACATCTCATTACATTGATGATTCTTGGAAATTGCAAAGCCGTCTTGTGag GTTTATATATGTGCCGGCTCCCCACACTACTGAGGTACTTTCAGAGGTTCTTGTGGAATGTTTGATGGATTATAATCTTGATAGGAAAGTATCCACTTTGACTGTTGATAATTGCAGTACTAATGACGTTATGATTGAGAATATTTTGACTAAAATGTCACATAGAAACTTCATCTTGGGTGGTAAATTATTTCACATGCGATGTTGTGCGcatatattaaatttgattgtCAAGGATGGGTTACAACGTATTTCACATGCTATTGAAAGGGTGAGGGATAGTGTTCATTATTGGACTGCAACacctaaaagagaagaaaaatttaagGAAACATGTGTGCAACTTAAAATACCCTACACAAAAAATCTTTGTCTTGATTGTAAAATTAGGTGGAATTCAACATTTTTTATGCTTGAAGTTGCAATTGTGTACAGAGATGTATTTGAAAGATTGTCATTGCGTGAGAGTCAATATAAATCTTTGCCTAGTGAGAAAGATTGGGATATGGCGGATGAGATTTTTCAAACATTGAGG ggaagagagagagaccaAGCTGCTCAATTAGATATGCCGCCACCACCATCAATTCCTTTAAGTTCAAAGGGGAGGAAGTTCAGTCATGAAGATTGGCAAGCTGATTTTGCTGCACAT TCAAATGGAGCGAAGTTTCCTACTTTGCAAGCTATTGCTAGGGATTTTTTGGCGATTCCTATCTCTACCGTTGCCTCTGAATCTTCATTTAGTACGGGTGGTCGATTTGTTATGCCACATCATAGTAGGTTGCATCCGAACACATTAGAGGCTCTAATGTGTAATCAAGATTGGCTTTGGAATGAACTTGGCACCACAACGAACATAGGATTTGAGTGCTACACAATTTATAACATTGAAGGAGATGTTGAC GATTCAAGTAAGTCGGATTCTACCATCACTACCATTACAGGATGA